The Catenulispora sp. MAP5-51 genome has a segment encoding these proteins:
- a CDS encoding DUF692 domain-containing protein has translation MTSQTSVAGTSAISRFGLPFLGFGVGLRAPHHGWVLQHVDGELGVDWLEAVSENYLDSGGFPREVLDQVAQHYPVVLHGVSMSVGSVDPLDFDYLRRLRRLADDVSAAWVSDHICWTGVAGVNTHDLLPVPFTEEALTHMAGRVRIAQDVLERPLVLENPSSYVGFAASTMPEQEFVARLAAEADCALLLDVNNLYVSAVNHDTDPYDYLAALPLDRVVQIHLAGHTDADTHLVDTHDRPVAPAVWDLYAAVLSQAGPVSTLLEWDDRLPSFPDLVHELDPARQLAQRLTPMTDALVGG, from the coding sequence GTGACATCGCAGACCAGCGTCGCGGGGACCAGTGCGATCTCGCGTTTCGGTCTCCCTTTCCTGGGGTTCGGGGTTGGTCTGCGTGCTCCCCACCACGGGTGGGTTCTTCAGCACGTGGACGGTGAGCTGGGTGTGGACTGGCTGGAGGCGGTCTCCGAGAACTACCTGGATTCGGGCGGCTTCCCGCGCGAGGTGCTGGATCAGGTGGCGCAGCACTATCCGGTGGTGCTGCACGGGGTGTCGATGTCGGTCGGCAGTGTCGATCCCCTGGATTTCGACTACCTGCGCCGGTTACGCCGTCTGGCCGATGACGTCAGTGCGGCGTGGGTGTCGGATCACATCTGCTGGACCGGCGTGGCGGGGGTCAACACCCACGACCTGCTGCCGGTCCCGTTCACCGAGGAAGCGCTGACGCATATGGCCGGCCGGGTGCGGATAGCCCAGGACGTCCTGGAGCGCCCGTTGGTATTGGAGAATCCCAGCTCATACGTGGGCTTCGCCGCCTCCACGATGCCGGAGCAGGAGTTCGTCGCCCGGCTAGCCGCCGAGGCGGACTGCGCTCTGCTGCTGGATGTGAACAACCTGTACGTCTCGGCGGTCAACCATGACACCGATCCGTACGACTACCTGGCAGCGCTTCCGCTGGACCGCGTGGTGCAGATCCATCTGGCCGGTCACACCGACGCCGACACCCATCTGGTGGACACCCACGACAGGCCAGTCGCGCCTGCCGTTTGGGATCTGTACGCCGCAGTGCTTTCACAGGCCGGCCCGGTGTCCACGCTGCTGGAGTGGGACGACCGGCTGCCTTCCTTCCCTGACCTGGTCCACGAACTCGACCCGGCACGGCAGCTCGCGCAACGCCTGACGCCGATGACCGACGCCCTGGTGGGAGGGTGA